In a genomic window of Trichoderma atroviride chromosome 4, complete sequence:
- a CDS encoding uncharacterized protein (EggNog:ENOG41), with protein sequence MDPTPRAVNDPWRFTPSLLDASAFSFNPLTPGVTGVPVAGVPGAQPYYPPTPGGSGTLLPQVVEMQPPSMAISTGLETPLSVPTTLDIIQPSVEISSLAAFPTIEAQSIPPFGDPFAVRGHPHPAFVPSEFVHHDTGYETMEPDGSPMDSDPSDERMPTIAAALHPQQLAVVQSVQPLPPSAEKFRFHSTLNAPTAMVKHATEIPVTYLNKGQAYTLSVVDTGVHPPVSPGTRYRTYVRISFEDEHQRQKPGVCWSLWKEGRGTNEAHQRGGRLQAVEYVEAGQPVDGDDKRTRIELESSSFDCFSVIWTPGLNGAAEANIPVRFNFLSTDFSHSKGVKGIPVRLCAKTSLYTADQLPSPPEATPEVCYCKVKLFRDHGAERKLSNDVAHVKKSIDKMKQQIAQAEGGLKDFKRKRMSGLGKAGMPNKIHKHKRTWSMSSASSAGGAAPRLSLEDDLQFKLQTLQDMFTSTRPVSVLYLRGEELDDPDLHPVSLQGDAASGKVEFLREGSIWQARSTHSSVAGSLVSPSPSSLSLASQASAIGSGVQWHNFDSTGVKRVENPTTIGKTEDDGTLSGWIEALGVDPSYRPPSERPAKPIACFYIARVGQAGPGKKEYHRAIYLSARTLNELGNRIAAKWGLDPSRIIRIVHATKIGIEIEMDDDVVQELKEGQDMQLEIEEVIEQPDMKREWEMSIDDEPEASPSTAGLILRLIY encoded by the coding sequence ATGGACCCAACACCTCGGGCTGTCAATGACCCTTGGCGATTCACACCATCGCTCTTAGACGCCAGTGCCTTCTCTTTCAACCCTCTCACTCCTGGTGTTACTGGTGTCCCTGTTGCCGGCGTCCCTGGTGCTCAACCCTACTATCCTCCTACTCCTGGAGGGTCTGGCACTTTGCTCCCGCAAGTGGTTGAGATGCAACCTCCTTCTATGGCTATCAGCACTGGCCTGGAGACTCCTTTATCGGTACCCACAACCCTTGATATTATACAGCCTAGTGTTGAAATTTCTAGTCTGGCAGCCTTTCCTACGATAGAAGCTCAATCGATACCTCCGTTTGGCGATCCATTTGCTGTTCGGGGGCATCCGCACCCAGCGTTTGTACCGTCCGAATTCGTACATCATGATACAGGATACGAAACGATGGAGCCTGACGGATCTCCAATGGATTCTGACCCGTCAGACGAACGAATGCCGACGATCGCCGCTGCGCTACATCCACAGCAACTGGCGGTAGTACAAAGCGTCCAACCTCTGCCGCCCTCCGCCGAAAAATTCCGTTTCCATTCGACTTTGAATGCCCCAACAGCCATGGTAAAGCATGCCACCGAGATTCCAGTCACTTACCTGAACAAGGGGCAAGCATACACTTTATCTGTCGTGGATACAGGTGTTCATCCTCCGGTTAGCCCCGGTACCCGATATAGGACCTATGTGCGTATATCTTTCGAAGATGAACATCAGCGACAAAAGCCAGGCGtttgctggagcttgtggaaagagggaagagggacAAATGAAGCTCACCAAAGAGGAGGCCGCCTCCAAGCTGTCGAGTATGTCGAAGCCGGCCAGCCtgttgacggcgacgacaagaGAACTCGCATAGAGCTGGAGTCGTCTTCCTTTGACTGTTTTTCTGTCATCTGGACCCCAGGCTTGAATGGCGCTGCCGAAGCCAACATTCCCGTTCGCTTCAACTTCCTTTCGACAGATTTCAGCCATTCAAAAGGTGTTAAAGGCATTCCTGTACGACTCTGCGCAAAGACTAGCCTCTACACTGCAGATCAGCTACCTTCGCCTCCGGAGGCCACCCCTGAGGTTTGCTATTGCAAAGTCAAGCTTTTCAGAGACCACGGTGCTGAGCGAAAGTTGTCCAACGATGTGGCTCATGTGAAAAAGTCAATCGACAAAATGAAGCAGCAAATCGCGCAAGCTGAAGGTGGGCTCAAGGATTTCAAGCGAAAAAGGATGAGCGGCTTGGGCAAAGCAGGGATGCCCAACAAGATACACAAACACAAGAGAACATGGTCCATGTCTTCAGCCagctctgctggcggcgcagCTCCTCGACTCTCGTTGGAAGATGACCTACAGTTCAAGTTGCAGACACTCCAGGACATGTTTACCAGCACGAGGCCGGTGAGCGTTTTGTATCTGCGGGGTGAGGAGCTCGACGACCCTGACTTGCACCCCGTGTCGCTACAGGGCGACGCGGCATCTGGCAAGGTAGAATTCCTGCGCGAAGGAAGCATCTGGCAGGCTCGCAGCACCCACAGCTCTGTAGCCGGATCATTGGTGTCTCCCTCCCCAAGCTCACTCTCTCTAGCATCTCAAGCATCTGCCATCGGCTCTGGCGTCCAGTGGCACAATTTCGACTCGACCGGCGTCAAGAGGGTAGAAAACCCCACCACAATTGGCAAAACGGAAGACGATGGTACCTTGAGTGGGTGGATTGAAGCCCTGGGCGTCGACCCGTCTTACCGACCTCCTTCCGAACGGCCGGCGAAACCGATTGCATGCTTCTACATTGCCCGCGTAGGACAGGCGGGGCCTGGAAAGAAGGAATACCACAGGGCGATTTACCTTTCCGCGCGTACACTCAATGAACTCGGCAACCGGATCGCCGCCAAATGGGGTCTCGACCCATCTCGCATCATTCGAATAGTACATGCGACAAAGATTGGTATAGAGATCGAAATGGATGACGACGTGGTCCAGGAGCTGAAAGAGGGCCAGGATATGCAgctggagattgaagaagtGATTGAACAGCCAGACATGAAGCGGGAGTGGGAGATGTCGATTGATGACGAACCCGAGGCGTCTCCTTCAACAGCGGGCCTAATTCTTCGGCTTATTTACTGA
- a CDS encoding uncharacterized protein (EggNog:ENOG41): protein MGAATQPVTGTSSQQMLETRPIMDVLPLLRVLAPRPASDLDSALLFHGGWLSPGGPSHTATAQPALWQGIGCRPLPRPRDIESAWKNARILPVSAAEVPGLYKRTDVQTVSDAPAHRSRPAGYKTQGH from the coding sequence ATGGGCGCAGCCACACAGCCTGTGACGGGCACGTCCTCGCAGCAGATGCTAGAAACACGTCCCATCATGGATGTCTTGCCTTTGTTGCGAGTGCTGGCACCACGCCCTGCCTCGGATCTCGACAGCGCTTTGCTGTTCCACGGCGGGTGGCTTTCTCCGGGAGGCCCAAGCCATACGGCCACCGCACAGCCAGCACTGTGGCAGGGCATCGGATGCCGGCCGTTACCGCGGCCAAGGGATATAGAGTCGGCATGGAAGAATGCTCGGATTTTACCAGTATCGGCAGCAGAGGTGCCTGGCCTGTACAAGCGTACAGACGTACAAACGGTATCCGATGCACCTGCGCATCGCTCCCGACCTGCCGGGTACAAGACGCAGGGCCACTGA
- a CDS encoding uncharacterized protein (EggNog:ENOG41~TransMembrane:11 (o12-28i35-53o65-82i94-115o127-145i157-180o192-214i362-378o390-408i488-511o531-554i)), with product MAASLPYHEPDIVTILVQASFLLLLNITNFVLDRAVYCGLIGQIFIGVAWGTPGAKWLSTEAEEAVVQLGYLGLLLLVYEGGLSTSLKALGANLFLSSCIAITGISVPVGLSFILQELSDATPLQSFAAGAALCSTSLGTTFTVLRSTGLASSRLGVVLTSAAMMDDVIGLVMVQVISNLGLSSTSISAVTIIRPLLVSLAFAVCAPLACVYMAKPLTLWLNSQRVRHPKGTINLLLSRERAPWIIHTCILTGSIAGSTYAGTSNLFAAYIAGASISWWDSEVPHLSCETSSTETTSTRTHSTENSFTAQSEVSEHLQTVNTETPSNVASETSENVTSEPREARSSGQAIFEQYYLQPLDRILKPFFFASIGFSIPITEMFDASVVWKGIVYTSLMMLGKLVCGIWLLRMPSLSSLLRRLTISMKHSSLQMSHFWGRFHTKPKVPCDSTSAPAGQSQGTSPTPQPSHETATQATLRHSDPEGAKPRSVYPAAIIGCAMTARGEIGFLISSIAESKKIFASTRADDGKNSEIFLIVTWAIMLCTIIGPLSLGLLVRRVKKLQHGAEKDGRLVR from the exons ATGGCCGCCTCGCTTCCATATCACGAGCCAGACATTGTCACAATCCTTGTTCAGGCATcgttcctcctccttctcaacATCACAAACTTTGTGCTTGATCGGGCCGTGTACTGCGGTCTTATTGGGCAAATATTCATAGGAGTGGCTTGGGGAACCCCCGGCGCGAAATGGCTGAGTacagaggctgaagaggccgtTGTCCAGTTGGGCTATCTCGGACTACTGCTTCTCGTATATGAAG GCGGACTCTCGACTTCTTTAAAAGCCCTCGGGGCCAACCTTTTCTTATCCTCGTGCATTGCCATTACTGGCATTAGTGTGCCAGTGGGACTTTCGTTCATCCTCCAAGAGCTCAGTGATGCCACGCCTCTCCAGTCCTTCGCAGCGGGCGCAGCCTTGTGCTCTACAAGCCTAGGGACGACATTCACAGTGCTTCGCTCAACTGGTTTAGCGAGCTCGAGGCTCGGCGTGGTGCTCACGAGTgcagccatgatggacgaTGTTATTGGCCTTGTCATGGTTCAGGTTATTTCCAACTTGGGCCTATCCAGCACGAGCATCAGCGCTGTCACCATCATCAGACCACTTCTAGTATCTCTTGCCTTTGCAGTGTGCGCGCCCCTTGCATGCGTCTATATGGCCAAACCACTTACTCTCTGGTTGAACTCTCAGCGGGTGAGGCACCCAAAAGGGAccatcaatcttcttcttagcAGGGAGAGGGCACCGTGGATCATTCATACTTGCATATTAACTGGTTCCATCGCTGGTTCAACATATGCTGGCACCTCCAACTTATTTGCCGCCTATATTGCCGGTGCGTCTATTAGTTGGTGGGATTCGGAAGTGCCTCATCTTTCTTGTGAGACATCATCTACAGAAACAACGTCGACCAGGACACATTCTACAGAAAATTCCTTTACAGCGCAGAGTGAGGTTTCTGAGCATTTGCAAACGGTTAACACAGAGACTCCTAGTAATGTCGCCTCAGAGACTTCTGAAAATGTCACCTCAGAGCCTAGGGAAGCGAGATCATCTGGACAGGCCATTTTTGAGCAGTACTACCTGCAGCCCCTTGATAGAATTCTAAAGCCATTCTTTTTT GCTTCCATCGGCTTCTCTATTCCCATCACGGAAATGTTTGACGCTTCAGTTGTCTGGAAGGGAATCGTATACACCAGCCTAATGATGCTTGGCAAGCTTGTGTGCGGCATCTGGCTCCTTCGCATGCCATCTCTGTCCTCTCTCCTCCGCAGATTGACAATCTCCATGAAGCACTCAAGTTTACAAATGTCCCACTTTTGGGGACGATTCCACACAAAGCCGAAAGTGCCTTGCGATTCGACTTCTGCACCCGCAGGCCAATCCCAAGGGACGTCTCCGACACCCCAACCAAGCCATGAAACGGCCACGCAAGCGACACTTCGCCATTCAGATCCAGAGGGAGCCAAGCCGAGATCAGTCTATCCCGCTGCCATTATAGGCTGTGCAATGACAGCGCGTGGAGAAATCGGTTTCCTAATTTCGTCAATCGCCGAGAGCAAGAAAATATTCGCTTCAACTCGAGCTGACGATGGAAAGAATTCGGAAATATTTCTCATTGTCACTTGGGCCATCATGCTGTGCACAATCATAGGCCCCTTGTCTTTGGGGCTCCTTGTAAGGCGagtgaagaagctgcagcatgGAGCTGAAAAAGATGGCCGACTTGTTCGGTAG
- a CDS encoding uncharacterized protein (EggNog:ENOG41~TransMembrane:12 (i120-140o160-180i192-211o217-239i251-274o280-299i354-379o385-408i428-450o462-481i493-516o528-548i)): MAVDIEKTLSTVESGEDRHSSGRESPILESIRGVRTNRTNRTRSRSRHSATSSRFNNDDYTWNLERAATATVETEIERAAREPITYTRSGASMSSVASRPPEYEVYFEDNDPDNPLNWSLLYRAWTIGVVSFATWLAVLYSTSYTAFIPGLMEEFDASETVATLGVTTYLLGLAVGSLVLAPLSEVYGRQPVYVVCMTVWTILIIPCAIGPSLTTLIVVRFFGALFGAVMISNTPGTVVDISNPEYLSLGISVYSIAPLNGPVLGPLIGGFIFQYKGWRWTNWVSLIIAGATILAILSLRETYPPAILKKKAARLRKEKDDPRYWCQYDQKISTLSLLKINMSRPFVLAATEPILWFMNFWISLIYGILYLCFVAYPIVFTQYRGWGYGLSGLSFLGIGCGILIAISFEPVIRGFICRQPRDPVTGKVLPEAAALIMGLGAILTSIGQLGFSWTCLPTHIHWIAPIIFGIPFGAGNTLCFIYGNNYLAGAYSIYAASALASNAVFRSIVGGTLPLAGPKMYETLSPQWAGTLLGLLEVICIPIPFIFWRYGGKIRAKSRVIQQLQNELDEMERKRARNDERRRRRARREAENAERRASDEDLSTDDETDSEDGASERRESVPHSVEEKKEATATVKNE, translated from the exons atggcGGTGGATATCGAGAAAACATTGTCGACGGTTGAATCCGGCGAAGACCGTCACTCGTCGGGCAGGGAGTCCCCCATCTTGGAGTCAATTAGAGGAGTCCGGACAAATCGGACAAATCGAACTCGGAGTCGCAGCCGGCACTCTGCCACCTCGAGCAGATTCAACAACGATGACTATACCTGGAACCTGGAGCGTGCCGCTACGGCAACTGTCGAAACAGAGATTGAGCGCGCTGCTCGTGAGCCAATCACTTACACAAGATCAGGAGCCAGCATGAGCAGCGTGGCGTCTAGGCCTCCGGAATATGAAGTTTACTTTGAGGATAATGATCCCGACAATCCGCTGAACTGGTCCTTGCTTTATCGAGCCTGGACAATTGGAGTCGTTTCTTTTGCTACATGGCTTGCGGTCTTGTATAGCACCAGCTACACGGCTTTCATACCCGGGCTGATGGAAGAATTCGATGCCTCAGAAACGGTCGCCACGCTGGGTGTAACAACCTATCTCTTGGGTCTTGCTGTTGGAAGCTTGGTTCTAGCGCCATTGAGTGAGGTATACGGTCGACAGCCTGTGTATGTTGTTTGCATGACTGTGTGGACCATCCTCATTATTCCGTGTGCTATTGGGCCTTCTCTGACGACCCTTATCGTCGTTCGCTTCTTTGG AGCCCTCTTTGGCGCTGTTATGATCTCGAATACCCCGGGTACAGTTGTCGACATCAGTAACCCCGAATATCTCTCTCTCGGAATATCCGTGTACAGCATTGCTCCGCTCAACGGCCCTGTTTTGGGTCCTCTGATCGGTGGTTTTATTTTTCAGTACAagggatggagatggacaaaCTGGGTGAGCCTCATCATCGCAGGCGCTACCATCCTCGCCATTCTTTCACTGAGGGAGACGTACCCTCCAGCCATTctcaagaaaaaggctgccCGACTTCgcaaggaaaaagacgaCCCTCGATATTGGTGCCAGTACGATCAAAAGATCTCGACGTTGAGCCTTCTCAAGATCAACATGAGTCGCCCCTTTGTGCTAGCTGCTACTGAGCCAATCCTGTGGTTTATGAACTTTTG GATTTCTCTCATTTATGGCATTCTGTACCTTTGCTTCGTCGCTTATCCCATTGTATTCACCCAGTATCGCGGATGGGGATATGGGCTTTCGGGACTGTCGTTCCTCGGAATTGGCTGCGgcatcctcatcgccatctctttCGAGCCGGTGATTAGAGGATTCATCTGCAGGCAGCCTCGCGACCCGGTGACTGGGAAGGTTCtcccagaagctgcagccctCATAATGGGCCTGGGAGCCATTCTAACCAGCATTGGCCAACTCGGATTCTCTTGGACCTGCTTGCCTACACACATCCACTGGATTGCACCCATCATCTTTGGAATCCCCTTTGGCGCGGGCAACACGCTCTGCTTCATCTACGGCAACAACTACTTGGCCGGCGCATACAGCATCTATGCAGCCAGTGCGCTTGCCAGCAATGCCGTGTTCCGAAGCATTGTTGGAGGAACCCTGCCGTTGGCTGGGCCCAAGATGTACGAAACGCTGTCGCCGCAGTGGGCGGGAACCCTGCTCGGCTTGCTCGAAGTCATCTGCATCCCGATTCCGTTCATCTTCTGGCGGTATGGCGGCAAGATTCGAGCCAAGAGCCGAGTCATTCAGCAATTACAAAACGAGCTGGACGAGATGGAGCGGAAAAGAGCTAGAAACGATGAGAGGCGCCGGAGACGGGCAAGACGTGAGGCGGAGAATGCCGAACGACGCGCGAGTGACGAGGATCTCAGCACCGACGATGAAACAGATAGCGAAGACGGTGCATCTGAAAGACGCGAGAGCGTGCCTCACAGCGttgaggagaaaaaagaggctacTGCCACTGTGAAGAATGAGTAG